The sequence below is a genomic window from Massilia oculi.
GACGCGAGCCGCCCGAGCGGGTGCTCGACCACGGGTCGATCATGCGGTGGACGGTCGGATCGAGTTGCGGGTGCCGGGTGCCGTCGACGGCGACGTTGATCGAACCGGGGATCTCCGACAGGTACACGCCGTCTTCCAGTTGCCGCTTGCCGGTCGCCTCGAACACCAGCGTCTCGTGCGGCGCAAGCGTGAACGCCTTTTCGCCGGTGAAGGTCGAACGCTCTTTCGTCCACAGGTCACGCAGGGTGACCGGTGCGCTGCCCGAGAGTTTCAGGTGGCTTGCCAGCAAGGTCACCGGCGCCGGCGCGGCGCCGCGGTTGAACAGGGCCACCGCCTTGCGCTCACCAGAGCCCAGCGTCTTGACGATGATCTGCGCATCGTCGGAATCGTAGGTGACCACGCCCTGGTGTCCCGCCTTGTCCTGGTTCAGGCCGACCACGTCCGCGTTGCCCAGCACCTCGAGGTAGGAAGCCGGCCCATTGCGCAGGTCATAGCTGATCAGGAGCGGCGCGTTGATCATCGCCCACAAGGAGAAATGCGAGCGCACTTCGACCGGGTTGGCGGCGTCGAATGCGCCATGGCCGATGTGCAGGATGTCCGGATCGTTCCAGTGGCCGGGGCCGGCGTACAGCGCGCGTTTCGCCGCGCTGTCGAAGTTGTGCAGCATGCTCGTCCAGCTCGGCGTGATGTCGGCGCTGGTGCGCCACAGGTTGCCGACGTCCTTGCCCCAGGTGCGCACGTTCGCCATGCCCCAGGCGCAGATCGACAGCACGTAGTCGTTGTCCGGCCGCGCTTCCTTGAGCGCCGCGGCGACGTCTTCGTAGCGCGCGCGCACCGCCTTGACGTCGGTGCGGTTGATCGAGCCGCGTTCGATCAGGGGTGGCGCCGCGCGGTAATTCTGTTTCTTCACCAGGTCGGAACCCGGCACGAAGTCGGCCAGGCCGCAGGCGTCGATCTTGATGTAGTCGAAGCCCCATTCCTTGAAATACAGGTTGATGTCCTGGGTGACGTGGCCTTCCAGTCCCACTTCGCGCTCGGCGGTGGTGCCCTGCGGCAGGTTGGGAGAATGCAGGTCGTAGGCTTGCGAACAGGCGTTGCGTCCGATGTCGGTGTAGATGCCGGCCTTCAGTCCCATCGCATGCAGCTTGTCGGTGAAGGGCTTGAAGCTGGTGCCGGCAGGCCCGCCAGTGGCGGCCGATGGAAAGATGCTGGTGCGGATCTGCAGGCGGCCGTCGCCCGTGCGGCGCTTCACCCACCAGCCGTCGTCGATGTTGACGTGCTTGTAGCCGAGCTTGGCGAGTCCGCTGTCGACCAGCGTTTGCGCGGCGCCGAGCACCTTGGCCTCATCGACTTCGGTGCGAAACGCGTTCCAGCTGTTCCAGCCCATCGGCGGCGTGCTGGCGCTGCCGCTCGTGGCGCCCTCCCAACGCCCAGCGGGGCCAGCGGATCGCCGGCGGGCGTGGCATGCGCCGACGCACACGACAAGGCCACGGCGGCAGCCAGGCTACCGTAAACAAGTTTCCACGGCTTGGGTTGACTCCTCTCGGTCGAGCGGTCTTTCATCCAGATCTCCTTATTGTCGTTGTCATTCGATGATAATCGAACGAAATTTTCGCCTTACTGTATGCGCAGCGTCGTTCCGACGCGGAACGCCCCCAGTGCCTCATCCCATCCCTGCGACCGCGCGCCATCCGCGGCATTGGCGGGACGCACGCTATAGCGGACGTCGCCGGCGAGCGCGGCGGCGCCATCCGGCAATGCAAGCAGCACGTCGTAGGCGCCGGCGGGTGTGCCGGCCGGTACGGCAAGGCGTGCGTTCACCTTGCTGGTGGTTCCCGGCAGCCAGTCGCGCGGGTCGATCGACGCCAGGGGGATGCGCACGAGCGCGCCGGTCGGCCGGTGACTGAGCAGGACGTGCACGGCGCGTGGATTGAAG
It includes:
- a CDS encoding NPCBM/NEW2 domain-containing protein; the protein is MGWNSWNAFRTEVDEAKVLGAAQTLVDSGLAKLGYKHVNIDDGWWVKRRTGDGRLQIRTSIFPSAATGGPAGTSFKPFTDKLHAMGLKAGIYTDIGRNACSQAYDLHSPNLPQGTTAEREVGLEGHVTQDINLYFKEWGFDYIKIDACGLADFVPGSDLVKKQNYRAAPPLIERGSINRTDVKAVRARYEDVAAALKEARPDNDYVLSICAWGMANVRTWGKDVGNLWRTSADITPSWTSMLHNFDSAAKRALYAGPGHWNDPDILHIGHGAFDAANPVEVRSHFSLWAMINAPLLISYDLRNGPASYLEVLGNADVVGLNQDKAGHQGVVTYDSDDAQIIVKTLGSGERKAVALFNRGAAPAPVTLLASHLKLSGSAPVTLRDLWTKERSTFTGEKAFTLAPHETLVFEATGKRQLEDGVYLSEIPGSINVAVDGTRHPQLDPTVHRMIDPWSSTRSGGSRPQYAGWGGAQADTTPYGQSLQVAGRMFESGLGVLSNSRLQVKNNGGHAQLTASVGVDDSTEDTRQPVRFYVYGDGKLLAESAPMAFGASASLLKADVRGVKLIELVVRGSQAADAPPVVATWGDAQLTRAAASPATVQRK